Proteins co-encoded in one Columba livia isolate bColLiv1 breed racing homer chromosome 14, bColLiv1.pat.W.v2, whole genome shotgun sequence genomic window:
- the GRXCR2 gene encoding glutaredoxin domain-containing cysteine-rich protein 2 has translation MDEHQKKLGHRHEGRPRKVRFKISSSYSGRVLKQVYEDGQELEPPAKEHSRRFLRHSFEPGDRFCGAGEAPENRFHPPATLTARRISIFREDTELGLTSRSPLPGGCQPSHSRCPASPILDFGKIIIYTNNLKIIRAPMDQKELMRRIIQAEGINDWAFIYREQKERFGSGHKKDVEKKAVCNQYVQDGAAEHGCSQCKGSGSAPCSLCHGSKFSMLANRFKESYRALRCPACNESGLQPCRVCA, from the exons ATGGACGAGCACCAGAAAAAGCTCGGTCATCGGCATGAGGGAAGGCCCCGCAAAGTCAGGTTCAAGATATCGTCCTCGTACAGCGGCCGCGTGTTAAAACAGGTCTATGAAGACgggcaggagctggagcccCCGGCCAAGGAGCACTCTCGGCGTTTTCTGCGCCACAGCTTCGAGCCAGGGGACCGTTTCTGCGGGGCTGGGGAAGCACCAGAGAACAGGTTTCACCCGCCGGCCACGCTCACTGCCCGGCGGATCAGCATCTTCAGAGAGGACACGGAACTCGGCCTGACCAGCCGCTCGCCGCTGCCCGGCggctgccagcccagccacagCCGCTGCCCG GCTTCCCCAATTCTAGATTTTGGCAAGATCATCATCTACACTAATAACCTGAAAATCATCCGTGCACCGATGGACCAGAAAGAGCTCATGAGAAGAATCATCCAGGCAGAGGGAATAAATGACTGGGCCTTCATATACCGGGAACAGAAAGAGAGATTTGGTAGTGGACATAAaaaagatgtggaaaaaaaggcTGTCTGCAACCAGTACGTGCAG gaCGGGGCCGCTGAACACGGCTGCTCGCAGTGCAAAGGCTCGGGCTCCGCTCCCTGCTCGCTGTGCCACGGCAGCAAGTTTTCAATGCTGGCAAACAGGTTCAAGGAGTCCTACCGCGCTCTGCGGTGTCCGGCGTGCAACGAGAGCGGGCTGCAGCCCTGCCGGGTCTGCGCCTGA
- the PRELID2 gene encoding PRELI domain-containing protein 2, which produces MTPGLLKPPGFCTGLHGVGVSFPGPISRGNGCVPVLWRETSRCRNSGKQDRPHTQRQDGAYGAGLLSCRLEAFAQSFLKQGVKKGIKATETPVQEQCW; this is translated from the exons ATGACACCGGGCTTGCTGAAGCCGCCAGGCTTCTGCACGGGTCTCCATGGGGTCGGTGTCTCGTTTCCAGGGCCCATCTCACGAGGAAACGGCTG CGTCCCAGTCCTGTGGAGAGAGACATCGCGGTGTAGGAACAGTGGGAAACAA GACAGACctcacacacagaggcaggacgGCGCTTACGGGGCGGGTTTGCTCAGCTGTCGGTTGGAAGCCTTTGCTCAGTCATTTCTAAAGCAAGGTGTGAAGAAG ggtATTAAAGCGACGGAGACCCCTGTTCAGGAGCAGTGTTGGTGA